AAAGGTCTTAAGCAGGAAGAAATAAAGTGTTCAAACTACAactattacaaaattaaaattgttcaTATAGACCTACAAGTCGGGCCATCCAAATACTTAGAAAATTGAAAAGCTAAGGAAGAGGAACTTGGTCACTGGAAGTCGAGTTAGAAACGTTTTTAGGCTACACATAAAGGTCGGGAGAGTTTCAGAAGGAATATGTTCATCAATAATCCAAGTCGAAAAACCTTGAGAAGCTCCCTCAGCCCAAGTCTCTGAGGTCTTCGGGTCAGACAAAGGAGTATCCTTCTCCTCCTCAGGCGCATGGTCTATCTTCCCTTCCACCACCACATTATCAGGACTAATAAGGGAGAGGTCTGCCTCAAGAGCCACAACTCAGAATTGGGTCTTCAAATTTTCCACCAATTCATCCGTTCCCATAGCTATGGTTTCCTCCATCTCGGCATATTTCTCCCTAGATTTAGTGATCTCATCCACCAAATCCAGCTTCTCTCCAAAACCCTTGATATAACTCTCCTCAGCCTTCTTTTTTAAGCCATCAGCCATAGCCAGGGTATCCTCAAATTGTTTTGCTCTCATCCGTGCTTTGCCAAGGTCGGAAATAAGAGACTCCTTTCACCCTCCCACTCCTTTTTTGATTCCCTTAAGGATGCAACTTCAACTTGTAGATCAGTCAAAGTGCGTTGAGTGGCATCAAGGGGGGTCTTTTCTAGTTCTCTCAACAAATCTATATAAACCTCAGCCACCTGAATTCCACCCCAGGAAAGTACTTGAAGATGGCTCTTTATGAAAATATCATCCATACTGAAAACATTGTGGGGAAGGGCTCCAATAATGGCATTAAAGCCCTGCTCATAAATACCCCGATTTCAAAGTCTTACGCTTTTTTGGGTTCAACTCGGGATTGAAAGGTAGAGGAAAAGTTGTTTGTTTTACTGAGCTAGAGGGAGGAGGAGTTGGTTGAAGAGTCGGATTAGCAATTTTTTTTACCGAGACAAAAGCTTCCGAGTCCGACTTAGAAGGAGAGGAGAGGTCATCCAATTTACCTGCCTCTTTCAATTTTATGCTTCGTGCAACAACATTCTTCCTAGCAGTCCGAAGAATTTTCATAGGAGCCGATTTAGGAGCCATTTTTCTACACGACATTAAAGTCAGGATACATTAGTCACTAATAACGTTTGACAAATTCATAtctataaaaagaaaagaagactaCCTAGATCGGATTGAAGTTGGCTCGGATTTCCTAAATATCTCTTGGTATCCAAATAAGGAGCTTGATCCCAGTACTCTTGGAACAATCCAACTACACTCTTCTCAACCTCATCTAAATCATCCAAATTATACTTAACTATCACAGGATGTTCTTCCCAATACAAAGAAAAAAGGAGCCCGTCCCCATCacctagaaagaaaggtcggacaccCTCCACAACAGCACAGATTTTAAAGAAGTAATTTTTATAGTCatagaaagaatgataaaaaatggcaaaaatattCATACCTTGGATAACTCAGAAAGAGATCCAGCCCTGTTTCTTGAAGCTAAAAGACTTGGTGAagacaaaaagataaaagaaaacttTAAGAGAAGGAAGGACACTAAGCTCCCGGCAAAGGAGCTGGTATATTTTCAAGAAACTCTAAGAATTAGGATGAATTTGAAAGGGAGAAACATTATAGAATTTAAAGATCTTGGATTCAAAATCAGAAAGGGAAGGGTAACTCCTAATCTTGAGAAAAAGCAATCATACACATAAATGAAATAGCGATCTAACTTGTCAAGTCGGGAAAAATAGACCTTTTCTTCAGGGTCAGCGACCACAATGGGGATAGAAGTAAGTACAGATATATCTACTCAAGTCAGGTCGAACAGGACTTAAAAGACATGTTGTGAATTACTAATCGAGACATAAAAACTATACCTACAATATAACAAAAGAATAAATTATCACTACAAGTCAGCAAACCAGGAAGAACAACATAAAAAGTCTAAAGAGGTCGGGTCGTCTTCAATAATACAAAGGAACGTTACGGTTCCTACAACCCCCTGAATACTAAGAAAAAGTATTTCCAAATATAGAAAAGGTTCCatatttaatagataaaaaagaCATTATTTAGGATCAACATGGAGTATAACCCCATGTCCACATTTACTacaacaacaaattaaaagtTCCAGAAATTCAAGTTCAAGAAAAGAAGCaaactttcaaaattcaaaacttgatttcaaataTGACATAGGAACCCCAAAACAAATTAAACATAAAGTAACGACATCGCTCAGAACATAAACACAGAGACAAGGGGCAAAAATGTTAACTGTGAAGAAATGCGTAGAAGAGTACTTGAATAGCAAATATACGGACGATCCAAAAATCTCCAACGACTGAAGAAAATTTTCAAGCAGGAAATTCAATCTTAAAGTGTAAATAAGTTATGGAGAATCTAAGAGAGAAAATGAAGAATGCAAATGTTtcagaaagaaacaaaaaaagagaTTGAGTATTTATAAGACATTAGGAGAAAAAAAAGTAATTTCGCAAACCTTTCATTTATAGCACGTGGTTACCAAGGTTACCGTAAAGGAACGTTCGTAAGATGTGAAAAGACGTAACGTCTCAGATTTTGAACACGTTGAGTACCCGATGTGATCCAGAAAGACGAGTTGTCCGACCTGATTTATTAATCCACGAGAAATCAGTCTGATCTACTAATACTTAAGTCCGACCTGGTAAAATTTGGACTTAAGTAAGAGCACTGTTCATACCTGACTCACAAAATAACCAAATCCAAAATAAATAGAGGCCCAATTAAGAGAACGTGTCTCCCCCATGCTTGCCCGACTTCACATAGGTCGGGCACAATGACAACTAACCCAGCCTTACTTATCTGAATGAGTAATTAACTCTTAAGATATCTCTCATTTATCTAGAAGAAAGATCTCAATAACTTTTCTAGAAAAAAGGAACCGTTATTCACCATCAAAGGTGAAATTACACTAAAAGGTAGTTATCTATTTTACTCTATACTTTCAGGTATATTGAGAACCCAATCTACTAAAATCCTGCCTATAGTcttttgctaacttaagcattggagtctcttacaggtaccaccccTCACCTCTTCACGAGAAACTCGGATGACGGTACCTTGGCACCAGCATAAGTCGGACGCTGCCTTaaaaaaagtctaaacctcatgTTCAGACCTAAATCATTATTTTAGATAACCctcaaaacaaatattttaatttttaaataaactaacTCATGACTCATCTCTTgcccaacgaaaaaaaaaaaagattttatgcGTTGTGTCCAAAAATAATGtagaagaaaattattttatttcgaTGAATCCAAACCCTTATCTAGGATTTAATAATAATAGATTTAAATAATATAGACTATTACATTCAACCACagttgatgaaaaaaaaaaaagtaaactacTGAAATGGTGTTTATAAATTTAtacaactaataaaaatattctcaaaaaaatttaaaacatgacAAAAGTAACTTAATattaaatatcaaaaatattagtcaccaaacaaaaaaatatcaaaaatattatttatacattaaaatcagttattatctatttatatataaataaatatattattatttcacttatttttaatatatttttgtatttaaattatattttatactaataacaaATTTGGTATACActtaacataattaataaaatatatattatcaaaaacatttttaaaaatcaaattttgatacaatttttatatatattattaaaatataagccatttttattattatttgatgatttttatgGTAAGTTAAAATATTTGCAATTttatatatgaaattttttttaatgaccgAAATTTTAAAAATGACTAGAATTTTTGTGAATGTACTttcaattgatatttttttttaaatttcttcatCAATAGTAGTTAAATGAAAAAAGACTTTATCGAAAATAATGTCGTAAGATGAAAAATTAATTGTATtacaaaaaattttctaaaaaaaaaatagcatcacacaaaaaaataagataataaaaaaagtgATATTAATGATGCTGATAATGgtataaaagataataataataatataataatattgcataataaaaataataaaagcagaaattataacaaaaaaataaaaaaatagtagtactAATATAGTAACTAGTTTTATTGCAGTAAAGAATTTAGGGATTATTTAAAATTCTcactaaataaaaaaaacctaCAAAATCAATTTGCGTTattgtttaataaattttttaataaataatttgtatTACGTTTTACACGTCTTTATATAGGAGAATTCTTCTAATATTAATAccgaattgtttttttttttttatagaagtcACGTTATCtcgttttgtatttttaatatgggGGTAGAAGGTGGTGTTTTTAAATAAAGTGaaaattttgtgtgttttttatttatacaGATACCATAAATCTGAGGGTTAAATTTGtggtgttttaattttttttggataatcACAAATCTGAGAGTCAGATGTgtggttttaaatttaaaaaaaaatacaaatttaaagtcagatttgagtttttttttattttaaatttttttttaatatacaaatatgaCTCTTAGATTTGTAACCCTATGAAATTTGACCCTCAGATTTCTCTACTCTCTTAAATCTGAAGGTCCGATTTGttactcaaaattaaaaaaaatttaattcatattaaaaaaaatacaccaaTGATCATAATGATAAATTACAcacaattttttttcatataaaaaaaaattagccacgtTATCTTTCAAGAAAAATACACTAGAGTCCCATTGAGTCTTTACTCTAAATATTTCTTTCTTTCGTGAATATAACATCGAAGCTTGATCTTTGTATGCCAGATGaaagaaaattaatattattatatcagAACCAAACTTATGCATGTCACCACAGCATCACTGCTCAGTGCTCACATGTTTAAAGTAAACCTCTTTTTTTCGTTACctaatttctaaataaaaaaaataaaataataacattcAAACATATACGAGCCATTTAATGGTTGAAAAATACTCACgtgatcatatttttatataaaaataataaatttttagatgattaattaaatatataatcaaatatatCAACTCATTTAATGGTTTACAGTGTTATCTTTATATAAAGATATTATCATAAAAATATCcaccttaatatttttttttcataaattaaaataaaatatttctacACTACTGATCTTGCCATCATCAGACAATGAAGGTGTtgccaaaaattttcaaaaactcaaaaatgAAACTCTAGCAAGAGAGATATAAGTATCCAAGATCGTCGATTaagaaaatattaactaataactaAATACATGTAAAAAACTCTTCTAATAGTATTGTATAAGAAGCTACAAATCCTGCTTCAattgttgttgatgatgaatCATATCTTGGTCTTACAAACTTGGTTCTTAATCTTGAAATCAGGAACACCAATTATAAACTGGCAACTGGACTTAGCAACAATATGCTTCTTGATAAACCCAAGAAAAGTAACTCTACCAGGAATCTGAGTTAAGGTCTTCATGGTAATTTCACCTCCCATCAAGTCCCCAAGAAAACCCGTGATGTTACTTGCAACTTTATCAGCCTCTAACGTGAGTGTACACGGAAGAATTTCGGATCCCATTGAAGGAATCAAACCAGAGAAGATTTCAGTTTCTCCAACCTCGATTCCTTTGTAGAGAAGAACGCTCTTGCCCTCACCGTGCTTGAAGCTAGCGTGGTTCTTGTTTTCGACGCGAATCTTGAGGTCAAGAGTGATGTTGAGTTGGATGTTAATGGCGGGGAATGTGAGTTTTGGTGAGATTCCTTGCAAAGTTGCAGATACAATCTCTGTTTTTGGATCTTTGGTCTTCAACAACGTGAGGGCGAGGATGACGAATATGATAGCCAACAGAATGAAGAAGGAGATGATGACTACCATGGCGATGGCGcagtttcttctctttttcatctttttgtgTGAAACCACCGCAACTTGTTGATGCTCTTGGTCGTGGTTGTGGTTGCTCTCCGTCATGGGCTTGTGTTTTGACGATAATTCTAACTCAGACATTGTTAAGTTTGTGATGAAAATGGAAGCTTTGGAAGGTTTGGGGTTTAGAGCAATAATAACGGAAGTCGCAACTATATCGGTAATAATGTGTTCAAGGGTAGTTGTTAGGTGCCAGGGATTAaatgctttatttatttattttcaaagatAGGGAGACTTAAACCCGCGACTTGTAAACGAGTACGGGGAGATTATGCTGTTTGAGTTATAGTTCATTGGCAGCcaaataattttgaataattacaaatattaaattatttttaataaataaattttattaatttacgggtataaattctaaaaatataagtACATAGTtatgttgatttattttgtaaattttgatgaaaataaatataaactatgTATTTTATGTATGTAAACCGATGTAAATATAAGTGTTTGTAAATTATTGTTAGTTAAGTATTGATCTAAAATGATAATAATTATTGATTatatagtattattatttttatatcaagATAAAAGTCAATTTGtgtataatagttaatttattaattcgTTTAAATGAGTTTAAATTTTGTGTTATACATATAATAATTCATTGGTATTAACAGATTTTTAAATAGAACTTTAATTCACGACAAATTAATCTTTAATCGGCTAAGTTGAAAAATACaggagaaaacaaaaaatttgtcTATATGAAGACagtaattaaaaattgttaaatatttaatatatttaactaaattatttataatatgtgtttatattttaaatagaaaaataataatctgATTGTGTTTTTTATAATGTCactctaattattttttatattatgtatttacataaatttatataaaaaaatgagtggtattaaatattaatatttattttctttaatttttatatttatataaagtcATCTTTCTAGGAGTAGTAACGTAATTAATAACGAGACTCCTATCAATTCTCTAATAACTCAATGCGCGGCAAGAAAGCCATACCGTGTATCCAACTGCCAATCAAATTTTTGTTCAATAAGTGCAAGAACTTGACATGCCAGATGAATTATTAAATTCAAAAGAATATGAATATTTATACTTATTTGCTTACTCATAAGATCACACTCCATTCCTTTTATTCTATGTATCTGTACTCTTGCGCTATACCGTCACAAATCACAATAGAAATTCTCTgaactattattttatttaatatttgttcGGTTGCTCGGATGGAAGATGGATCGAGTGAGACTGAGGCAGTGGTGAAGCTACATCTTTAGAAAGAAGGGACAATGGTcttctaaaattaataatttatatatataagtctttaattttttagtttgtttttttttatttttaatattttttctctttttaatttatattttttattttggtcctttttaaaaaaaattttagttccgTCTTTGGGCTAAGACAGATGCAACCGGGTGAGGTAGAATCAGAGTCTGAGCACGAACTTTGAGGACAAAAACGTCTGAGTAGTGGCGGCTAATTAGGATAAAAAAAGTAATATACCTTTGGTGAGGAGTATTCTGTATTTAGGTTGGTCCTTTGTGATTAGGCCCACCTGCATGAAAGCTTCTGCTAGCTGTCCATATTTTCTCTGCGGAACGGGAAGTGACGCGCGGGTCACCTCTTAGTTCGGGTCCATCAACCCGACGGGTCGGTGACTTGTGACCGAACCCAAAGTTTTTAATGGACTAGGCCAAAAcaatatttaatttgtaatcctcgttttaaaatataaaaaatatattatttcatgATTCCATTACTAATACGGTTAGAAAGAATAATTTTagtaactatttattttatttttagtggcAATAAAAATAGTCGCTAATATTTTTATCGGTAATTAAATattaatcctcttatattttgtCTTTAAACGATTTTAGCTCTAAGAAGGCAAAAAAAaacagaatttattttatttaatatttattaattgttatataataattaataaatattaaaaaagataaattttaattatttttgaataatttattttagttaccaaatattttttattatatgattatgaataaagatctttttaataatcactaaaaatatataattatcattataacGTATACAATAacgataaatatataattatcccAAAAGTATGAATTAAATATGACATATAATAATTAACTATTATGTCATCGCTACTAAATATTtgtagttaaaattaatttttgttgtatccgaagaaaaagaaaatagttagGTAGAGACACTACGGAATACAGTGATGTATCTCTTAATTGAGAGATTATATCATTCAATGGCACAGCAGTATATAGGTAAACTTAACAATCTCCCATCCTATATTAATGCTCTGAAAGTCAAATACATACCCTAATGTATTGTTTCCTTTGAATTCTATCATCAACGCGTAGCAGTGTGTCCTCACTAAGTCACTACCATTGAACATCACAATAGTGATAGACAACTACTAATATATAAAAGTCATTTCCCCACTActattgaatttgttgtttttgtATGAGTTTTgttaggggtgcacagacccggcccggcccggtcccgaacactttagggactaatttggtgtgattttatcgggtctagggtcgggtatgggtctcaaaaatagacccggtcattatttcgggtcgggtccgggccatagctcgggtcacccgaagtcggcccggtggcccggtcatcatacacaattaatattttgtgttattagtgatagatcatgactattcttatgtagaattttattgtaaaccttaatattttgtgttattagtcattataagactataaattaatgtattatgtttagaatgcataagactttagactaatacataagattgtgttatttgtattgatttaaatatttggtattattagacaatattagtattgattgtggttatgctttagtattgattgtggttatgctttaattttgaagaagggttggttcttgttatatttttctaagtgaattttaccatgttaactaatggttggagtcttggaaatttgaatttttttacatgctagcttacaagaaggtatcaacgtaatgtaatgttaacagcccgattttcacccggtataattgtggcccgaaaatgtattggtttcatcgggtctagggccgggttcgggtctaataaatagacccggtgtatatttcgggccggatctgggtcacatcaaacccggcttcacccaacccatgtgcacccctaagtTTTGTATTGATTTATTAacatttctataaaaaaaaataaaataaaataaagaggccTAAGATAAATAAGGGGAAAAGATGTGACTTTGTTACGTTGGTGCTTAACACAAAAACACTTGTTTATgtaatttctcttcttttt
The sequence above is drawn from the Arachis hypogaea cultivar Tifrunner chromosome 4, arahy.Tifrunner.gnm2.J5K5, whole genome shotgun sequence genome and encodes:
- the LOC112797271 gene encoding uncharacterized protein, which produces MSELELSSKHKPMTESNHNHDQEHQQVAVVSHKKMKKRRNCAIAMVVIISFFILLAIIFVILALTLLKTKDPKTEIVSATLQGISPKLTFPAINIQLNITLDLKIRVENKNHASFKHGEGKSVLLYKGIEVGETEIFSGLIPSMGSEILPCTLTLEADKVASNITGFLGDLMGGEITMKTLTQIPGRVTFLGFIKKHIVAKSSCQFIIGVPDFKIKNQVCKTKI